From the genome of Candidatus Baltobacteraceae bacterium, one region includes:
- a CDS encoding carbohydrate binding domain-containing protein has product MHKRFSAAGALVALAVSACGGGGNGVAPAAGTNSAQYVIGSLAQPSATTAPSNAVSNPGFESGSLSPWTSCGTVNDVSVTTAKAHSGSYSTLIGTTAKPEVDGTAAVCQTVTVPTGGTLTFWVYEGTTDTIEYVDQEADILSASGSKLTQLYSEAESTNGWEEKSFSLSAYAGQTVQLYFGVKGNGYSKDYVYEYLDDVSLTGSGASASPSPTASPTATPTSAPTATPSPAYACNNAGFDTDQSEFASGEISSDQLVDVCGQVTQVLAAKKTSSGDHGYFYVSVAGAASPGTIEIVSNLDAMGEDPNPPPTTWPWVAAGDYVYVQGRYYYDSSSSQGIDWTEDDTDSNWEHTGYVVVCNAAGTSCNLYE; this is encoded by the coding sequence TTGCACAAGCGTTTTTCTGCGGCGGGTGCGCTCGTTGCGCTTGCCGTTTCCGCCTGTGGTGGTGGAGGTAATGGTGTTGCACCGGCCGCCGGCACAAACTCTGCACAGTATGTGATCGGATCGCTCGCGCAGCCTTCTGCGACGACGGCGCCGAGCAACGCCGTGAGCAATCCCGGTTTCGAGAGCGGATCGCTCTCCCCATGGACGTCGTGCGGCACCGTGAACGACGTTTCGGTGACGACCGCGAAAGCGCATAGCGGCAGCTATAGCACGCTCATCGGCACGACCGCGAAGCCGGAAGTCGATGGGACCGCAGCGGTCTGTCAAACAGTGACCGTACCCACCGGCGGGACGTTGACGTTTTGGGTGTACGAAGGAACGACGGATACGATCGAATACGTCGATCAAGAAGCCGACATCCTGAGCGCGAGCGGGTCGAAGCTCACGCAGCTGTATTCGGAAGCCGAATCGACGAACGGGTGGGAAGAAAAATCGTTCAGCTTGAGCGCCTATGCGGGCCAGACGGTGCAGCTCTATTTCGGTGTCAAGGGCAACGGCTATTCGAAGGATTATGTTTACGAATATCTCGACGACGTCTCGCTGACGGGTTCCGGCGCGAGCGCCTCTCCCTCTCCAACCGCATCTCCGACGGCGACGCCGACGAGCGCACCGACCGCCACCCCGTCGCCGGCGTACGCGTGCAACAACGCCGGCTTCGACACCGACCAGTCGGAGTTCGCGAGCGGGGAGATCTCGTCGGATCAACTCGTCGACGTCTGCGGCCAAGTGACGCAAGTGCTGGCTGCGAAGAAGACGAGTAGCGGCGATCACGGCTACTTCTACGTCTCGGTAGCCGGTGCCGCGAGCCCCGGTACCATCGAGATCGTTTCGAACCTTGACGCGATGGGTGAGGATCCCAACCCGCCGCCCACCACCTGGCCCTGGGTTGCCGCCGGCGACTACGTCTACGTGCAGGGCCGCTATTACTACGACAGTTCCAGCAGCCAGGGCATCGACTGGACCGAAGACGACACCGATAGCAATTGGGAGCACACCGGCTACGTCGTCGTCTGCAACGCGGCCGGCACCAGCTGTAATTTGTACGAATAG